The [Pseudomonas] carboxydohydrogena genome includes a window with the following:
- a CDS encoding carboxymuconolactone decarboxylase family protein — translation MQARMNNPALLNPDAMKALGALNESAKKGNIPATFHELMCLRASQINGCSVCIDGHWRIAKKAGETDERLFAVAAWRDTPYFTAAERAALTLTEAMTRLSDRADPVPDKIWDELIRHYNETDIVSLLLTIASINVWNRLNIATKQQAGFWKP, via the coding sequence ATGCAAGCACGCATGAACAATCCGGCCCTGCTCAATCCCGACGCCATGAAGGCGCTCGGCGCCCTGAATGAATCGGCGAAGAAAGGCAATATCCCCGCGACATTCCATGAACTGATGTGCCTGCGCGCCAGCCAGATCAATGGATGCAGCGTCTGCATCGACGGGCACTGGCGGATCGCGAAGAAGGCCGGCGAAACCGATGAGCGGCTCTTTGCCGTCGCCGCTTGGCGCGACACGCCCTACTTCACGGCCGCCGAACGCGCAGCACTCACCCTCACCGAGGCCATGACGCGGCTCAGCGACAGGGCCGATCCCGTTCCCGACAAAATCTGGGACGAACTGATACGCCATTACAACGAGACCGATATCGTCTCCCTGCTTCTCACCATCGCCAGCATCAATGTCTGGAACAGGCTGAATATCGCGACGAAACAGCAGGCGGGCTTCTGGAAGCCCTGA
- a CDS encoding sigma-70 family RNA polymerase sigma factor: MSEQNFLAERFEANRAHLRAVAYRMLGSRSAAEDAVQEAWLRLNRAGTDEIKNLGGWLTTVVARICLDMLRVRKSRREEQLGPHVPEPAADNENGEEEIADSVGAALLIVLDTLTPAERLAFVLHDMFAVPFEEIAPIVGRQPAAARQLASRARRRVQGASVKSDVGTPEADLSRQRVIVDAFLAASRNGDFEALLAVLGPEVVFRSDAVAAKMGGAVELRGAEAVANTFKGRAQAAQPAMVDGAMAIAVVFGGRLRIVLELRFAGERIAGIQAVADPDRIKGFDVAILNT; this comes from the coding sequence ATGAGCGAACAAAATTTTTTGGCAGAGAGGTTCGAGGCGAACCGCGCGCATTTGCGGGCCGTCGCTTACCGGATGCTGGGCTCGCGCAGCGCGGCGGAGGACGCGGTTCAGGAAGCCTGGCTGCGTCTCAACCGCGCCGGCACCGACGAGATCAAAAACCTCGGCGGCTGGCTGACGACCGTGGTGGCGCGGATCTGTCTCGACATGCTGCGCGTGCGGAAATCGCGGCGTGAGGAGCAACTGGGACCGCATGTCCCGGAACCCGCCGCCGATAATGAAAACGGCGAAGAGGAGATCGCGGATTCGGTCGGTGCCGCGTTGCTGATTGTGCTCGACACTCTCACGCCCGCCGAACGGCTGGCCTTCGTGCTGCATGACATGTTCGCGGTGCCGTTCGAGGAGATCGCGCCGATCGTCGGCCGTCAGCCTGCCGCCGCGCGGCAACTGGCGAGCCGCGCCCGCCGCCGGGTGCAGGGCGCTTCAGTAAAATCCGATGTCGGGACGCCCGAGGCCGACCTCAGCCGCCAGCGCGTGATCGTTGATGCATTCCTTGCGGCCTCCAGGAACGGTGACTTTGAGGCGCTGCTGGCGGTGCTCGGTCCGGAGGTCGTGTTCAGGTCGGATGCGGTGGCGGCGAAAATGGGCGGCGCGGTCGAATTGCGCGGCGCGGAGGCGGTGGCCAACACCTTCAAGGGGCGTGCGCAGGCGGCGCAGCCCGCGATGGTCGATGGCGCGATGGCGATCGCGGTGGTGTTCGGCGGGCGGCTGCGGATCGTGCTGGAGCTTCGCTTCGCGGGAGAGCGGATCGCGGGCATTCAGGCCGTCGCCGACCCGGATCGCATCAAGGGGTTCGACGTCGCGATCCTCAACACATGA
- a CDS encoding Hsp20 family protein, with translation MRTFDLTPFYRSTVGFDRLFSLLDQAAGDGGNGYPPYNIERTGENDFRITVAVSGFSQNEISIVAKENTLTIKGEKVANENSQNEVLYRGIASRAFERSFQLADFVQVKNASLENGLLHVDLVREIPEAAKPRQIPITTGSAAPKPVGTDGKQAA, from the coding sequence ATGCGTACTTTCGATCTCACCCCCTTCTATCGTTCCACCGTCGGTTTCGACCGTCTGTTCTCGCTGCTCGACCAGGCGGCTGGCGACGGCGGCAACGGCTATCCGCCCTACAACATCGAGCGGACCGGCGAGAACGACTTCCGGATTACGGTCGCCGTCTCCGGCTTCTCGCAGAATGAAATCTCCATCGTCGCGAAGGAAAACACGCTGACGATCAAGGGCGAGAAGGTCGCGAACGAGAACAGCCAGAACGAAGTGCTGTATCGCGGCATCGCCTCGCGCGCCTTCGAGCGCAGCTTCCAGCTTGCCGATTTCGTGCAGGTGAAGAACGCCTCGCTCGAGAACGGTTTGCTTCATGTCGATCTCGTCCGCGAGATCCCGGAAGCCGCCAAGCCGCGCCAGATTCCGATCACGACCGGCAGCGCCGCGCCGAAACCCGTCGGAACGGACGGCAAGCAGGCGGCTTAA